The proteins below come from a single Agromyces flavus genomic window:
- a CDS encoding GAF domain-containing protein translates to MPTGSEHAGAAGDLRDRLLRAQQDAIATGVVPLTLRPVVRESWERAIRGAIDPDRALPAIELDEDAFRQYRSSHALASVMPVIRRLLVDGADDAGLVVAVGDADGRLLWVEGDAHLRRRAEDMLFVAGADWSERRIGTSAPGTALQLDRAVQIRGAEHYNRIVHPWSCTAAPVHDPANGALLGVIDITGTDHAVAPHTMSLVQATVAAVEAELRIANLESTVHATLRRSRMAAVPGARPTRTPLTVLGEQRSRLGSHELSPRHAEILTLLAWNPRGISAERLAALLYERDASPVTLRAEITRLRRVLESAGEPPLESRPYRLARELDLDAARVARLVGQGSLRKAVEQYPGPVLPASTAPGIVELRDELASRVRESLLADASPELLLAWAERDEHRYDVELWRTCLELLPPRSPRRASVVAHLERIESALR, encoded by the coding sequence ATGCCGACCGGGTCGGAGCACGCAGGCGCAGCCGGCGACCTGCGCGACCGACTGCTGCGCGCCCAGCAGGACGCGATCGCGACCGGAGTGGTCCCGCTGACGCTGCGTCCCGTCGTCCGGGAATCGTGGGAGCGCGCCATCCGCGGCGCCATCGATCCCGACCGGGCGTTGCCCGCGATCGAGCTCGACGAGGATGCGTTCCGGCAGTACCGTTCGTCGCACGCCCTCGCGTCGGTCATGCCGGTGATCCGTCGACTGCTCGTCGACGGGGCCGATGACGCGGGGCTGGTCGTCGCGGTCGGCGACGCCGACGGCCGCCTGCTCTGGGTCGAGGGCGACGCCCACCTCCGGCGCCGGGCCGAGGACATGCTGTTCGTCGCCGGCGCCGACTGGTCCGAGCGGCGGATCGGCACGAGCGCGCCGGGCACGGCGCTGCAACTCGACCGCGCGGTGCAGATCCGCGGCGCCGAGCACTACAACCGCATCGTGCACCCGTGGAGCTGCACGGCGGCGCCGGTGCACGATCCGGCGAACGGGGCGCTGCTCGGCGTCATCGACATCACCGGCACCGACCACGCCGTCGCTCCCCACACCATGTCGCTCGTGCAGGCGACGGTCGCCGCGGTCGAGGCCGAGCTGCGGATCGCGAACCTCGAATCCACCGTGCACGCGACGCTGCGGCGGTCGCGCATGGCCGCCGTCCCGGGGGCCAGGCCGACGCGCACGCCACTCACCGTGCTCGGCGAGCAGCGCTCCCGCCTCGGGTCGCACGAGCTGAGCCCACGGCACGCCGAGATCCTGACGCTGCTCGCGTGGAACCCGCGCGGCATCAGTGCCGAGCGCCTCGCCGCGTTGCTGTACGAACGCGACGCGTCGCCGGTGACGCTCCGAGCCGAGATCACGCGCCTGCGTCGCGTGCTCGAGTCGGCGGGCGAACCACCGCTGGAATCGCGGCCGTATCGCCTCGCCCGCGAGCTCGATCTCGACGCCGCTCGGGTTGCGAGGCTGGTCGGCCAGGGCTCCCTGCGCAAGGCGGTCGAGCAGTACCCCGGCCCCGTGCTGCCCGCATCGACCGCGCCCGGCATCGTCGAACTGCGCGACGAGCTCGCGAGCCGCGTCCGCGAGTCCCTCCTGGCCGACGCATCGCCCGAGCTGCTCCTCGCATGGGCCGAGCGCGACGAGCATCGGTACGACGTCGAGCTGTGGCGGACGTGCCTCGAGCTGCTTCCGCCGCGCTCGCCCCGCCGCGCGTCGGTCGTGGCGCACCTGGAGCGCATCGAGTCCGCACTGCGCTGA
- a CDS encoding PrsW family intramembrane metalloprotease — MSLTPSPAPGPQSYVPAWPPAAPRRRGVGAGWIIAFAIAGLVALLVLGYLAVSLGVSVVATGTLLAVVPLVIVLLAIRWVDRWEPEPRWALWFAFLWGAAVSVAIALVVDLGVQLFAALSGPAGATGDEAVGAVVQAPIVEELAKGVGVLLIYAFSRSHFDGPVDGLVYAATVAAGFAFTENILYFGVALIEGGAGELGMTFLVRGIFSPFAHVLFTACTGVAIGIAASRGGGPRVIGWFLLGLVAAILLHAFWNGSLAFADAFALYFTVQVPIFIAAIVLTILLRRREQAVTRRRLAEYAAAGWFNADEVAGLSTPAGRRAALAWARAQHPPRTAEVKRFIADATRLAFTRNALATGRGDVRRFEDERALLDAVTRDRQAISA, encoded by the coding sequence GTGAGCCTCACGCCGAGCCCCGCTCCCGGTCCCCAGTCGTACGTGCCCGCGTGGCCGCCGGCAGCGCCCCGCCGTCGCGGGGTCGGCGCCGGATGGATCATCGCGTTCGCGATCGCCGGACTCGTCGCCCTCCTCGTCCTCGGCTACCTGGCCGTCTCGCTCGGCGTCTCGGTGGTCGCGACCGGCACGCTGCTGGCGGTCGTCCCGCTCGTGATCGTGCTCCTCGCGATCCGCTGGGTCGACCGGTGGGAGCCCGAGCCGCGCTGGGCGCTCTGGTTCGCGTTCCTGTGGGGTGCTGCGGTCTCGGTCGCGATCGCGCTCGTCGTCGACCTCGGCGTGCAGCTGTTCGCCGCACTGTCGGGGCCCGCGGGCGCCACGGGCGACGAGGCGGTCGGAGCGGTGGTGCAGGCCCCGATCGTCGAGGAACTCGCGAAGGGCGTCGGCGTCCTGCTCATCTACGCGTTCTCGCGGTCGCACTTCGACGGGCCGGTCGACGGGCTCGTGTACGCCGCGACGGTCGCGGCCGGCTTCGCCTTCACCGAGAACATCCTCTACTTCGGCGTCGCGCTCATCGAGGGCGGGGCGGGCGAGCTCGGCATGACCTTCCTGGTGCGCGGCATCTTCTCGCCGTTCGCGCACGTGCTCTTCACGGCCTGCACCGGCGTCGCGATCGGCATCGCCGCGAGTCGTGGCGGCGGGCCGCGCGTGATCGGATGGTTCCTCCTCGGCCTCGTCGCCGCCATCCTTCTGCACGCATTCTGGAACGGTTCGCTCGCCTTCGCCGACGCCTTCGCGCTCTACTTCACCGTGCAGGTGCCGATCTTCATCGCGGCGATCGTGCTCACGATCCTGCTGCGGCGGCGCGAGCAGGCCGTCACGCGCCGGCGACTCGCCGAGTACGCCGCGGCGGGATGGTTCAACGCCGACGAGGTGGCCGGGCTGTCGACTCCCGCGGGGCGCCGTGCCGCGCTCGCATGGGCACGCGCGCAGCATCCGCCGCGCACGGCAGAGGTGAAGCGCTTCATCGCGGATGCCACGCGCCTGGCCTTCACCCGGAACGCGCTGGCGACCGGCCGCGGCGACGTGCGTCGCTTCGAGGACGAGCGGGCGCTGCTCGACGCCGTGACCCGCGACCGGCAGGCGATCTCCGCCTGA
- a CDS encoding FAD-binding oxidoreductase encodes MPTAAVDQLTSLLGDAVVTGGPELAAVREDRSGWRSPHPALAVVHAASVEDVQAVMRIASSTGTPVVPRGAGTGLAGGAISSDGSIVLDLARMDRILEISEVDQLAVVEAGVLNGDLDRAARERGLWFAPDPASRAISSIGGNIATNAGGLLCAKYGVTRESVLGLAAVLADGTLLRTGHRTVKGVTGYDLTALLTGSEGTLAIIVEATVRLLPLVVGETHTVAAAFPDVEAAGVAVGGVAGARIRPALLELIDPVGLARVTEHLGAAALVGTPLADFAPGETFLLAQCDAGDAAADAEAIAHVFEAAGGRVVRSTDAATGERLLDIRRAMHPALASRGNVLIEDVAVPRSRLPEMFRAIADIGARYEVEIPTLAHAGDGNLHPNFVFEGDEVPERIWAAADELFRTGVRLGGTLTGEHGVGLLKRRWLAEEVGDTSVELQRRIKEVFDPRGILNPGVMFDPVKP; translated from the coding sequence ATGCCCACCGCCGCTGTCGACCAGCTCACCTCCCTCCTCGGCGACGCGGTGGTGACCGGCGGGCCCGAGCTCGCCGCGGTGCGCGAGGACCGCTCCGGTTGGCGCAGCCCGCACCCGGCCCTCGCGGTCGTGCACGCGGCATCCGTCGAGGACGTGCAGGCCGTGATGCGCATCGCGAGCTCCACCGGGACCCCGGTGGTGCCCCGCGGCGCCGGTACGGGACTCGCGGGCGGAGCGATCTCGAGCGACGGGTCGATCGTGCTCGACCTGGCGCGGATGGATCGCATCCTCGAGATCTCGGAGGTCGACCAGCTCGCGGTCGTTGAGGCCGGCGTGCTCAACGGCGACCTCGATCGCGCAGCGAGGGAGCGTGGACTGTGGTTCGCGCCCGATCCGGCCAGCCGCGCCATCTCGTCGATCGGCGGCAACATCGCGACGAACGCCGGGGGCCTGCTCTGCGCGAAGTACGGCGTCACGCGCGAGTCGGTCCTGGGCCTCGCCGCGGTGCTCGCCGACGGCACGCTGCTCCGCACGGGGCACCGCACGGTGAAAGGCGTCACCGGCTACGACCTCACGGCGCTGCTGACCGGCTCGGAGGGCACCCTCGCGATCATCGTCGAGGCCACGGTGCGACTGCTCCCGCTCGTGGTCGGCGAGACCCACACGGTCGCCGCCGCCTTCCCCGACGTCGAGGCCGCGGGTGTCGCGGTCGGCGGCGTCGCGGGTGCTCGCATCCGCCCGGCGTTGCTCGAGCTCATCGATCCCGTCGGGCTGGCACGCGTGACCGAGCACCTCGGCGCGGCCGCGCTCGTGGGCACGCCGCTGGCCGACTTCGCACCCGGCGAGACGTTCCTCCTCGCGCAGTGCGACGCGGGCGACGCGGCCGCGGACGCCGAGGCGATCGCCCACGTCTTCGAGGCCGCGGGCGGACGCGTGGTCCGCTCGACGGATGCGGCGACGGGCGAGCGCCTGCTCGACATCCGCCGCGCGATGCACCCCGCGCTCGCCTCGCGCGGCAACGTGCTCATCGAGGACGTCGCGGTGCCGCGCTCGCGCCTGCCCGAGATGTTCCGCGCGATCGCGGACATCGGGGCGCGCTACGAGGTCGAGATCCCCACGCTCGCGCACGCGGGCGACGGCAACCTGCACCCGAACTTCGTGTTCGAGGGCGACGAGGTGCCGGAACGCATCTGGGCCGCGGCCGACGAGCTGTTCCGCACCGGGGTCCGGCTCGGCGGGACCCTCACCGGCGAGCACGGCGTGGGCCTGCTGAAGCGCCGCTGGCTCGCCGAGGAGGTCGGCGACACGTCCGTCGAACTGCAGCGCCGGATCAAGGAGGTGTTCGACCCGCGGGGCATCCTGAACCCCGGCGTGATGTTCGACCCCGTCAAGCCCTGA
- a CDS encoding AlkA N-terminal domain-containing protein, translating into MTTMTAEPTADPLADPAFAERYRAMLARDDRFDGWFITGVHSTGIYCRPSCPAAPPKPSNVTFYRTAAAAHEAGLRACKRCLPDAVPGSPEWDLGDDLAARAMRLIADGVVERDGVPGLAARLGYTPRHLTRVLAAELGAGPLALARAHRAQTARALLTSTSMRVADVAFASGFGSIRQFNDTIRAVYERSPLELRATARRATPVADAGTVRLRLPARAPFDAAGVFAWLGDRALAGVEEAGPTHYERTLALPSGPALVRLAAVPDSPALDVEARLASLTDLAPLVARVRRLFDLDADATAIDAALAADPVLAPSIAATPGLRMPGTLDPHELVVRALIGQQVSVAAARTALTRLAAELGERVEFDGRTRTLFPPPEAIAEHGAEVLRGPATRIRTIVDVSTRLATGELVVAAECERAQLRADLLAIPGIGPWTAGYLAMRVTREPDELLVSDLALRNGAVRLGLPGDAKALAAHGERWAPWRSYASMHLWRAAASA; encoded by the coding sequence ATGACCACCATGACGGCCGAGCCGACCGCCGACCCGCTCGCCGACCCCGCGTTCGCGGAGCGGTACCGCGCGATGCTCGCACGCGACGACCGGTTCGACGGATGGTTCATCACCGGCGTGCACTCGACCGGCATCTACTGCCGGCCCAGTTGCCCCGCCGCACCCCCGAAGCCGTCGAACGTGACCTTCTACCGCACGGCCGCGGCGGCCCATGAGGCCGGGCTGCGCGCCTGCAAGCGATGCCTGCCCGACGCCGTGCCCGGGTCGCCCGAGTGGGACCTGGGCGACGACCTCGCGGCGCGCGCGATGCGGCTCATCGCCGACGGCGTGGTCGAGCGCGACGGCGTGCCGGGTCTCGCCGCGCGACTCGGCTACACGCCCCGCCACCTCACGCGGGTGCTCGCGGCGGAGCTCGGCGCCGGGCCGCTCGCACTCGCCCGTGCCCACCGGGCGCAGACCGCCCGCGCGCTGCTGACCTCGACCTCCATGCGCGTGGCCGACGTCGCCTTCGCGTCGGGATTCGGCAGCATCCGGCAGTTCAACGACACCATCCGCGCCGTGTACGAGCGCAGCCCGCTCGAGCTCCGGGCGACCGCGCGACGCGCGACCCCGGTCGCGGACGCCGGCACAGTGCGGTTGCGCCTCCCGGCCCGGGCGCCCTTCGATGCGGCGGGCGTCTTCGCCTGGCTCGGCGACCGCGCGCTGGCCGGTGTCGAGGAGGCCGGGCCCACGCACTACGAGCGAACGCTCGCCCTCCCCTCCGGTCCGGCGCTCGTTCGACTCGCCGCCGTGCCCGACTCCCCCGCGCTCGACGTCGAGGCGCGGCTCGCGAGCCTCACCGACCTCGCGCCGCTCGTCGCGCGCGTCCGCCGGCTGTTCGACCTCGACGCCGACGCGACCGCGATCGATGCGGCGCTCGCCGCCGATCCCGTCCTCGCCCCCTCGATCGCGGCGACCCCCGGCCTGCGCATGCCCGGCACACTCGACCCCCACGAACTCGTCGTGCGTGCGCTCATCGGCCAGCAGGTGTCCGTCGCCGCCGCGCGGACCGCCCTGACGCGGCTCGCGGCCGAGCTCGGCGAGCGAGTCGAGTTCGACGGCCGGACGCGCACGCTCTTCCCTCCGCCCGAGGCCATCGCCGAGCACGGCGCCGAGGTCCTGCGCGGTCCCGCCACCCGCATCCGCACCATCGTCGACGTGAGCACGCGACTGGCCACGGGCGAGCTCGTCGTCGCGGCCGAGTGCGAGCGCGCCCAGTTGCGCGCCGACCTCCTCGCGATCCCGGGAATCGGACCCTGGACCGCCGGCTACCTCGCCATGCGCGTCACGCGAGAACCCGACGAACTGCTCGTCTCCGACCTCGCGCTGCGCAACGGGGCGGTGCGACTCGGACTGCCCGGCGACGCCAAGGCGCTGGCGGCGCACGGCGAGCGATGGGCGCCGTGGCGGAGCTACGCATCGATGCACCTGTGGCGGGCCGCGGCATCCGCCTGA
- a CDS encoding fumarylacetoacetate hydrolase family protein, which produces MKFAHLRVEGQTTPRLAAVIGDDALFLDEVMGDPPLDLQCLIERGPDALDAVRDAVSGAMADGPATTPVAQLRHSSAVLRPAQVLAIGANYAAHASELKLRSETAMTIFSLWPNSLSGHGATTTWAGDVATQVDYEAELGVIIGRPAKDVAVRDALDYVWGYTVVNDITARDIQFSEAQWSRCKSFDGFTPTGPVVVTADEIADPQDLWLTTNVDGHVLQDASTNEMVRSVAEIISYLSRTSTIPPGTLISTGSPGGAGYSRNPQVFLRDGSSVTVTIEGIGSLTTHCRVV; this is translated from the coding sequence GTGAAGTTCGCACACCTCCGAGTCGAAGGCCAGACGACCCCACGACTCGCGGCGGTGATCGGCGACGACGCGCTCTTCCTCGACGAGGTCATGGGCGACCCCCCGCTCGACCTGCAGTGCCTCATCGAACGCGGGCCCGACGCGCTCGACGCGGTCCGCGACGCGGTCTCCGGCGCGATGGCCGACGGCCCCGCGACCACGCCCGTCGCGCAGCTGCGCCACTCCTCGGCCGTCCTCCGCCCCGCACAGGTGCTCGCGATCGGCGCGAACTACGCCGCGCACGCGTCCGAGCTGAAGCTGCGCTCCGAGACGGCGATGACCATCTTCTCGCTCTGGCCGAACTCGCTCAGCGGCCACGGCGCCACGACGACCTGGGCGGGGGATGTCGCGACCCAGGTCGACTACGAGGCCGAGCTCGGCGTCATCATCGGCCGCCCCGCGAAGGACGTGGCCGTGCGCGACGCGCTCGACTACGTGTGGGGATACACGGTCGTGAACGACATCACGGCACGCGATATCCAGTTCAGCGAAGCCCAGTGGTCGCGCTGCAAGTCGTTCGACGGCTTCACGCCGACGGGCCCGGTCGTCGTGACCGCCGACGAGATCGCCGATCCGCAGGACCTGTGGCTCACGACGAACGTCGACGGGCACGTCCTGCAGGACGCCTCGACCAACGAGATGGTCCGCAGCGTGGCCGAGATCATCTCCTACCTCTCGCGCACCTCGACCATCCCGCCCGGCACCCTGATCTCGACCGGCAGCCCGGGCGGCGCCGGCTACTCGCGCAACCCGCAGGTCTTCCTGCGCGACGGCTCGAGCGTGACCGTCACGATCGAGGGCATCGGGTCGTTGACGACGCACTGCCGCGTCGTCTGA
- a CDS encoding aspartate ammonia-lyase yields the protein MRTETDSLGSVDVPADAYWGVHTKRALDNFPISKRPISVYPELVVAFAQVKQAAARANKEVGALEPQKQVWIDEACQRIIDGEFHDQFVVGVIQGGAGTSTNMNANEVITNVALEIAGYPKGRYDILHPIDDVNRSQSTNDTYPTAIKLSMTASLTTMLSELDQLRIAFGRKGREFHDILKVGRTQLQDAVPMTLGQEFHGFATTLGEDIARLRETIKLLSEVNLGGTAVGTGITADPGYAAAVVRHLSEIAGQPLETAPDLVEATSDTGVFMTFSSALKRSAIKLSKICNDLRLLSSGPQAGLGEIHLPPRQAGSSIMPGKVNPVIPEAVSQVAYAVAGADVTVMMAAENGQLQLNAFEPVIAHSLLQSITWMRQACWTLRVNCVDGISANVEHLESQVASSVGVITALIPFIGYTEAAKLAKAALATGRPVADLVVEANLMTREDVTRHLAPSRLSGAQPITQAIPVIERKGEPSD from the coding sequence ATGCGGACCGAGACCGACTCGCTCGGCTCGGTCGACGTGCCGGCCGACGCGTATTGGGGCGTGCACACCAAGCGGGCGCTCGACAACTTCCCCATCTCCAAGCGCCCGATCTCGGTCTATCCCGAGCTCGTCGTCGCGTTCGCCCAGGTCAAGCAGGCCGCGGCGCGCGCCAACAAGGAGGTCGGCGCGCTCGAGCCCCAGAAGCAGGTCTGGATCGACGAAGCCTGTCAGCGCATCATCGACGGCGAGTTCCACGACCAGTTCGTGGTCGGCGTCATCCAGGGCGGCGCGGGCACCTCGACCAACATGAACGCGAACGAGGTCATCACCAACGTCGCGCTCGAGATCGCCGGGTACCCCAAGGGCCGGTACGACATCCTGCACCCCATCGACGACGTCAACCGCAGCCAGTCGACGAACGACACCTACCCGACCGCGATCAAGCTGTCCATGACGGCGTCGCTCACGACGATGCTCTCCGAGCTCGACCAGCTGCGCATCGCGTTCGGCCGCAAGGGCCGCGAGTTCCACGACATCCTCAAGGTCGGCCGCACCCAGCTGCAGGACGCCGTTCCGATGACGCTCGGCCAGGAATTCCACGGATTCGCCACGACGCTCGGCGAGGACATCGCGCGGCTCCGCGAGACGATCAAGCTGCTCTCCGAGGTCAACCTCGGCGGCACGGCCGTCGGCACGGGCATCACCGCCGATCCCGGGTACGCCGCCGCCGTGGTGCGCCACTTGAGCGAGATCGCCGGCCAACCGCTCGAGACGGCCCCCGACCTCGTCGAGGCCACGAGCGACACCGGCGTGTTCATGACGTTCTCGAGCGCGCTCAAGCGCAGCGCGATCAAGCTGTCGAAGATCTGCAACGACCTCCGACTGCTGTCCTCGGGTCCCCAGGCGGGCCTCGGCGAGATCCACCTCCCGCCGCGGCAGGCGGGTTCGAGCATCATGCCGGGCAAGGTGAACCCGGTCATCCCCGAAGCCGTGAGCCAGGTGGCGTACGCGGTCGCCGGCGCGGATGTCACGGTCATGATGGCCGCCGAGAACGGCCAGCTCCAGCTCAACGCGTTCGAGCCCGTGATCGCGCACTCGCTGCTGCAGTCGATCACGTGGATGCGACAGGCCTGCTGGACGCTCCGGGTCAACTGCGTCGACGGCATCAGCGCGAACGTCGAGCACCTCGAGTCGCAGGTCGCCTCGAGCGTCGGCGTGATCACCGCGCTCATCCCGTTCATCGGCTACACCGAGGCGGCGAAGCTGGCCAAGGCCGCGCTCGCCACGGGGCGCCCCGTCGCCGACCTCGTGGTCGAGGCGAATCTCATGACCCGCGAGGACGTCACGCGTCACCTCGCGCCGTCGCGGCTCTCGGGTGCGCAGCCGATCACGCAGGCGATCCCCGTCATCGAGCGCAAGGGCGAGCCGAGCGACTGA
- a CDS encoding adenylate/guanylate cyclase domain-containing protein, protein MAMWLSGGPEPRYARSDEGDVAYQVFGHGPRDLLLIGNWASNIEIMWEHPTMARYLERLGRFARVICFDKRGVGLSDPVPMGALPTLEQWVDDARGVLDAAGSEQVAILGDAEGGPMAMMFAATHPQRTRALVLVNSFARMLRADDYPIGMPEASSEKLLEEWQPAWGTGSVLRLSAPTVADDPQLQRWVARYGRLSASPRTSTRIYRWVLHVDVRSILPSIKAPTLVVHKAGNRHYRPAMGRFLAEGIPDAKYVEVPGADWYPAFVDSDGILDAVEEFLTGDRPAVADDRVLATVLFTDIVGSTDAAARLGDQRWLELKTAHDELVRAELDRYRGREIATTGDGFLAIFDGPARAVRCATDIAAAVRSLGIDIRAGLHSGEVELREGQVAGIAVHIAARVLALAGPGRVLVSGTVKDLVVGSGIRFVDRGSHALKGVPDEWRLFEVAERS, encoded by the coding sequence ATGGCGATGTGGCTCTCGGGCGGACCGGAGCCGCGGTACGCGCGAAGCGATGAGGGCGACGTCGCGTACCAGGTGTTCGGGCACGGCCCTCGCGACCTGCTGCTGATCGGCAACTGGGCCAGCAACATCGAGATCATGTGGGAGCACCCCACGATGGCGCGTTACCTCGAGCGCCTCGGCCGGTTCGCGCGCGTCATCTGCTTCGACAAGCGCGGCGTCGGGTTGTCCGATCCGGTTCCCATGGGCGCGCTGCCGACGCTCGAGCAGTGGGTGGACGACGCCCGTGGCGTCCTCGACGCCGCCGGCTCGGAGCAGGTCGCGATCCTCGGCGATGCGGAGGGCGGCCCCATGGCCATGATGTTCGCCGCGACGCATCCGCAGCGCACCCGGGCACTGGTGCTCGTGAACTCGTTCGCGCGCATGCTGCGTGCGGACGATTACCCGATCGGCATGCCGGAGGCATCGTCCGAGAAGCTGCTCGAGGAGTGGCAGCCCGCGTGGGGCACCGGGAGCGTGCTGCGCCTCTCGGCACCGACCGTCGCCGACGATCCGCAGCTGCAGCGCTGGGTCGCGCGCTACGGCCGGCTGTCGGCCTCACCGCGGACCTCCACGCGCATCTATCGATGGGTGCTCCATGTCGACGTCCGGTCGATCCTGCCGAGCATCAAGGCGCCGACGCTCGTCGTGCACAAGGCCGGGAATCGGCACTACCGCCCGGCGATGGGTCGGTTCCTCGCCGAGGGCATCCCCGATGCGAAGTACGTCGAGGTGCCGGGAGCGGACTGGTACCCGGCGTTCGTCGACTCGGACGGGATCCTCGACGCGGTCGAGGAGTTCCTGACGGGCGACCGCCCGGCGGTCGCCGACGACCGCGTCCTCGCGACCGTGCTCTTCACCGACATCGTCGGCTCGACCGACGCCGCGGCGCGCCTCGGCGACCAGCGATGGCTCGAGTTGAAGACGGCGCACGACGAGCTGGTCCGCGCGGAGCTCGATCGGTACCGGGGCCGTGAGATCGCGACCACGGGGGACGGCTTCCTCGCGATCTTCGACGGTCCGGCCCGTGCGGTGCGCTGCGCCACGGACATCGCGGCGGCCGTCCGCTCGCTCGGCATCGACATCCGCGCCGGCCTGCACAGCGGCGAGGTCGAACTGCGGGAGGGCCAGGTCGCGGGCATCGCGGTGCACATCGCCGCCCGCGTCCTCGCGCTCGCCGGTCCGGGGCGCGTGCTCGTGTCGGGAACCGTGAAGGACCTCGTCGTCGGATCCGGCATCCGATTCGTCGACCGGGGCTCGCATGCCCTGAAGGGCGTGCCCGACGAGTGGCGGCTCTTCGAGGTGGCGGAGCGCTCCTGA
- a CDS encoding amino acid permease, with protein sequence MAKDTLKVSGVTYTTADQGYFEKRKLTRAAGVWGLWGLAVAAVISGDFSGWNFGIDFAGFGGMLIAFAILVVMYYGLIFSIGEMASAMPHTGGAYSFSRAAMGPWGGFVTGLAETIEYVATTAVIVFFSASYADAITSELLGFSMPGWLWWIILYAVFIGINAAGANISFKFAIVVSIISIAILLVFSVMAMFSGEFSWDKLFDIAPDPGQTAFLPHGVLPILFALPFAMWFFLGIEELPLAAEESHDPVRDIPRAGIIARATLIVTGLLVLFLNTGVLGAEATGVAGEPLLDGFRAIVGDELAALLALFALIGLLASLQGIMFAYGRNMYSLSRAGYYPKFLSLTGKRQTPWVALVAGAVIGFIALVVLDLLAQADAEGAGAVAGAIVLNIAVWGAVLAYLLQMVAFVILRRKYPNAKRPYRSPWGVPGAVAAAVIAALIFLGFLLNPTFVPAIIAIAVVYAVMLIGFGVYGRHRLVLSPEEEYAVSGGLHGDPQVEGYGGEVEEELLASDGVDAPADETKG encoded by the coding sequence ATGGCGAAAGACACCCTGAAGGTCTCGGGCGTGACGTACACGACCGCCGACCAGGGATACTTCGAGAAACGCAAGCTCACCCGCGCCGCGGGCGTGTGGGGCCTCTGGGGCCTCGCGGTCGCCGCGGTCATCTCCGGCGACTTCTCGGGCTGGAACTTCGGCATCGACTTCGCGGGCTTCGGCGGCATGCTGATCGCCTTCGCGATCCTCGTCGTCATGTACTACGGCCTGATCTTCTCGATCGGCGAGATGGCCTCGGCCATGCCCCACACGGGCGGCGCCTACTCGTTCTCGCGGGCCGCCATGGGACCCTGGGGCGGCTTCGTCACCGGTCTCGCCGAAACCATCGAGTACGTCGCGACCACCGCGGTGATCGTCTTCTTCTCCGCCTCCTACGCCGACGCCATCACGAGCGAGCTGCTCGGGTTCTCCATGCCCGGCTGGCTCTGGTGGATCATCCTGTACGCCGTCTTCATCGGCATCAACGCGGCCGGCGCGAACATCTCGTTCAAGTTCGCGATCGTCGTGTCGATCATCTCGATCGCGATCCTCCTGGTCTTCAGCGTCATGGCGATGTTCTCGGGCGAGTTCTCGTGGGACAAGCTGTTCGATATCGCGCCCGACCCGGGCCAGACCGCGTTCCTGCCGCACGGCGTGCTGCCCATCCTGTTCGCGCTGCCCTTCGCGATGTGGTTCTTCCTCGGGATCGAGGAGCTCCCGCTCGCCGCCGAGGAGTCGCACGATCCGGTGCGCGACATCCCGCGCGCGGGAATCATCGCCCGTGCGACGCTCATCGTGACGGGCCTGCTGGTGCTGTTCCTCAACACCGGCGTGCTCGGTGCGGAGGCGACGGGCGTGGCCGGCGAGCCGCTGCTCGACGGGTTCCGGGCGATCGTCGGCGACGAGCTCGCGGCCCTGCTGGCGCTCTTCGCGCTCATCGGACTGCTCGCGTCGCTGCAAGGCATCATGTTCGCCTACGGGCGCAACATGTACTCGCTCTCGCGCGCGGGCTATTACCCGAAGTTCCTCTCGCTCACGGGCAAGCGGCAGACCCCGTGGGTCGCGCTCGTCGCGGGCGCCGTGATCGGCTTCATCGCCCTCGTCGTGCTCGACCTGCTGGCGCAGGCCGACGCCGAGGGTGCGGGCGCCGTCGCGGGCGCGATCGTCCTGAACATCGCGGTGTGGGGTGCGGTGCTCGCGTACCTGCTGCAGATGGTCGCGTTCGTGATCCTGCGCCGGAAGTACCCGAACGCGAAGCGCCCGTACCGCAGCCCGTGGGGCGTGCCCGGAGCGGTCGCCGCTGCCGTGATCGCGGCACTCATCTTCCTGGGGTTCCTGCTCAACCCGACCTTCGTGCCGGCGATCATCGCCATCGCGGTGGTGTACGCCGTCATGCTCATCGGCTTCGGCGTGTACGGCCGGCACCGGCTCGTCCTGTCGCCCGAGGAGGAGTACGCGGTCTCCGGCGGCCTCCATGGCGACCCGCAGGTCGAGGGGTACGGGGGAGAGGTCGAGGAGGAGCTCCTCGCCTCCGACGGCGTCGACGCCCCGGCCGACGAGACGAAGGGCTGA